A stretch of DNA from Catenulispora acidiphila DSM 44928:
GTCTGAAGGCGGGCTCGAACTCCATCACCTTCGACAGCGCCGGCTGGTACTCGCCCGACATCGACAAGATCGACGTCCCGGTTTCCTCCTGACAGCGAGCGGGGTCCGGCGATCCGCCCACCGGACCGGGCCCCGCGCTCGCCTTCCCTCCCCACGAAACCCCCACAGCATCCCTCCCCAGATGCGGAGCTTGAAGACCATGGACAGTCAGCGCCACGACCCCGATCACCCCCACCCCTCACGCAGGGGCGTGCTCGCTTTCGCCGCCGTAGCCGGCGCGGCGGCCACCACCTTCGGTATGCGTCCCGCTTTCGCCGCCACCTCGGCGCCGGTGCGCCCGACCCGATCCCCGCTGCTGTCCGCGGCTCAGGCCGCGAAGAACCAGCTGTGGTGGCAGGCGCCCGGCTCGCCCTCCTCGCTGATCGAGCAGGGTTTACCGGTCGGGAACGGACGGCTCGGCGCACTGGCGAGCAACGACCCCGGCAGCGAATTCCTCACCGTCACCGACGACTCCCTGTGGACCGGCGACCGCAACGACACGCTGCAAAGCGACGGCCAGTTCCCTTACAGCGCCAACGATTTCGGCTCCTTCGCCATCCTCGCTCAGCTCACCGTCGCCATCCCGGCGCACGACCTGAGCGTCGTCAACAATTACCGCCGCACGCTCGACCTGGCTCAGGGCGTGCTCAGCACCTCCTACGAGGTCAACGGCGTCCGCTACGACCGGCAGATCTTCGCCAGCCGCCCCGACGACGTCATCGTTCTGCGATTCACCCAGCACGGCGGCGGCTCGTACACCGGTACCGTCTCCCTGGCCGGCACGCACAGCGAGACCACCACCGTTGACGGCTCGGCGGCGCTCGCCTCGTTCGGCGGCGCGCTCGCCAACGGTCTGAAGTACGGCGCCGCGCTGACCGCCAGCAGCAGCACCGGCAAGGTCGCCGTCAACGGGTCTTCGCTGTCCTTCACCGGTTGCCAGGACCTCACCGTCATCGTCAGCGGCGGCACCGACTATGTGGCGAACTTCGCCACGGGATTCCGCGACTCGGCTGTCGATCCGCTCAGTCTGGCGCGGACCAAGGTCCTCGCCGCGGTCAAGCAGTCGCCGACCGCGTTGCTGTACACGCACGTCGCAGACTTCCTCGCGGCGTTCGGCACGTTCGACGTCGATTTCGGCGCGTCGTCGGCGCCGCAGAAGGCGCTGGACACCTGGGACCGGATTCAGGCTCGCGATCGCGACGACATCCCCGACCCGGAGATGGAAGCCGCCTACGTGCAGTTCGGTCGCTACCTGATGATCTCCGGATCGCGGGGCGGTCTGCCGCTCAACCTCCAGGGTCTGTGGCTCTCGGACAACAATCCGGCGTGGATGGCTGACTACCACACCGATATCAACATCCAGATGAACTACTGGATGGCTGACCGCGTCGGCTTGTCAGACTGCTTCGACACGCTCGCCGACTACTGCCTCGCGCAGCTGCCTTCCTGGACGGACGTCACCCAGCGTCTGTTCAACAGCCCGACCAACCGCTACCGCAACTCCAGCGGCAAGATCGCCGGCTGGACCGTCGCGATCTCGACCAACCCCTGGGGTGGCGGCGGCTGGTGGTGGCACCCGGCCGGCAACGCCTGGCTGTGCCACAACCTCTTCGAGCACTACGAGTACACCCAGGACCGCGCGTACCTCGAGAAGATCTACCCGCTGATCAAGGGCGCCGTGGAGTTCTGGGAGGCGCGCCTGATCACCACGACCGTGACCGACCCCTCGGGCGGTACCCGGGAGGTCCTGATCGCGGACAGCGACTGGTCGCCCGAGCAGGGTCCGCTCGACGCCAAGGGCATCACCTATGCCCAGGAGCTGGTGTGGAACCTGTTCAGCCACTACCAGAGCACCACACAGATCCTCGGTCGTGACCTCGCCTACAGCCAGACCGTCGGAGGGCTCCAGCAGAAGCTCTACCTGCCGGTGGTCAGCCCGACGACGGGATGGTTGGAGGAATGGATGACCCCTGACAACCTCGGCGATCCCCAGCACCGCCACCTGTCTCCGCTGTTCGGGCTGTTCCCGGGCGACCGCATCCGTCCCGACGGCTCGACCCCGACGGACATCGTCACCGGCGCTACCGCGTTGCTCACCGCGCGCGGGATGAACAGCTACGGCTGGGCCAACGCCTGGCGCAGCCTGTGCTGGTCGCGGCTGAAGAACTCGAAGAACGCCTACCAGCTCTACGTCAACAACCTGAAGCCCTCGACCAACGGCAGCAACGGCACCGCGCAGAACCTGTTCGACATCCTCAACCTCTCGGCCGGCAGCGGAGCCTTCCAGATCGACGCGAACTTCGGCTCGCCGTCCGCGGCCGTCGACATGCTGATCTACTCGCGTCCCGGATACGTCGAGCTGCTGCCCGCGCTGCCCGCCGAGTGGGCCGCCTCGGGTTCGATCACCGGCGCGGGCGTGCGCGGCGGCTTCACCGCCGACATCACCTGGAAGAACGGCAAGGTCACCCGGGCGGCGCTGCACAGCGTCGGCGGCCGGAGCACCACGGTGGTCGTCAACGGCAGGTCGCAGGCCGTGAACCTGCACGCCGGCCAGTCAGTCAGCCTCGCGCACTAGTGCCATGGAGCGGAGTGATCCACGATGTCCCGCAATACCCTGAGATCCATCGGCGCCGCGCTGGCCGGACTCGCCATGGCGGTCGCGACGTACGGTCCCGCGCACGCCTCCGGCACGCCCGCGGCTTCCTCCCGCGTGTCCGGCACCAGGGTCGGCGCCTGGTCGCCGAGCATGACCACCGGCGGCCCGTCCTTCACCGACCAGACCCTGCGGATGGTCGCCCACAGCAGCGTCGCCGGCTCGAACGCCCGCATCACCTTGTCCAACCGGTACAGCAGCAGCCCGCTGGTCGTCGGTGCTGCGGACATCGCTCCGCAGGCCGACGGCGCGACGGCGGTCGCCGGTGCGACGCGGAACGTCAGGTTCGGCGGCGCGGTCCAGATCACCGTGCCCGCCGGGCAGGAAGTGGTCAGCGACCCCATCCCGATCACCGTCGGCGCGGGGGAGAACCTGCTCGTCAGCCTCTACCTGCCCGGTCCCACCGGCACCTCCACCTGGCACTCCGACGCCTTCGACACGACGTACGCGGCCTCCGGCGACCACACCGGCGACGACAGCGCGACCGCCTTCGGCACGACGACCACCTCCTGGTACTACCTGTCCGGGCTGGACGTCGTCCCGGCGACGGCCCAGGGCACCGTGGTCGCGTTCGGCGACTCCATCACCGACGGCTACCACTCCTCGACCGGCACCTACACGCGCTGGCCGGATCTGCTCGGCGACCGCCTCGGCTCTGGTCCGGGCCCGCAGCGGCTCAGCGTCGTGGACGCCGGCATCGGCGGAAACCGGGTGCTCACCGACGTCCCGAACCTCTGGCAGGGTGTCAGTGCCCTCAAACGCTTCCCGCACGACGCGCTCGGCCAGCCGCGCGTCAGCGACGTGATCCTGCTGGAGGGCATCAACGACATCGGCAACAACGCCGGCCCGAACGGCGCGCCGCTGACCGCGCAAGACCTGATCGACGGCTATCGCACGCTGATCAACGAAGCGCACGCCGCACACGTACGGATCATCGGCGCGACCCTGATGCCGATCCTGGGCAACGGCTACTACACGCCGACCGCGGAGACCCTGCGGCAGGCCGTGAACCAGTGGATCCGGACCAGCGGAGCCTTCGACGGCTACATCGACTTCGACCAGACGATGCGCGACCCGAACAACATCGCCGCCCTCAATCCCGTCTACGACTCCGGCGACCATCTGCATCCCAACGACACGGGGATGAAGGCGATGGCGGACGCGATCGACCTGCGCCTGCTGCGGAGCTGACGGCTCCCGACTCCCCGAGATCGCTTGGCGGCGCGCTCCAGTCCTATGGGCTGGAGCGCGCGGCGTATCCGGTGATCAGGGCACTGAGAATGTCGGTCAGCCGCGGCTCGACGTCGACGACGGCGTGGGCCAGATCGGGATCGGATTCGTAGAGGGTGCGCAGGGTGGTGCGCGGCGCCGCCATCTGCCACAGGGCTCCGGCCATCGCCGTGGCGGTGGTCACGACGCTGGTCGCCTCGTTCACGGACAGCGGCGTGATGGTGGACAGCGTCGCGGCGATCGCGGCGACCTCCGCGATGGCGAGGATCTTGAACGCTCGCACTCTGTCCACCGAGACGTTGCGTTCCAGGTTCAGCGGGGTGTGCGCGAGCAGGTCGCAGAACAGGGGGCGGGAGACCAGGGAGGATGCGAGCGCGGCGGCGACCTCGCCGGCGGTCTGCTCCCACTCCCGCCGTCTGGCTCCTCGGCCGGTGCCCGCGGAGAGGCGCGCCAACTGGTCGCGCACCGACGCGGACCACTCGCGCCAGGCGGTCGTCGCCAGCTGGAGGAAGATGTCCTCGCGCGTCTCGAAGTAGCGCAGCATCGCCGACTTGTGCATGCCGACGGCTTCGGCGATGTCGGTGAGCGTCACGGTGCGGATGCCGTGCTCGAGGGCGAGGCGCGCCGCGGCCTCCAGGATCGCCGCTTCGCGGGCCTGCTTGGCTTCCGCGCTTCGGGCGCGTTCGAACTGCGGCGTGGTCACCCGCTCATCGTACCGCAACTACGTTGCACTATTCACGCCCTGTTTCGCTGTGCGGCGCGGCAGTCACCCCGATCTGCCCGCGCCCGATGTCTCGTCTAGCACAACCACGTTGCGCTAATAGCGAAACCATGTTGCACTAGAGTCATGACTACGCACCCCACCACCTGGTTCATCACCGGCTCCTCCCGCGGCTTCGGCCGCTCGCTGGCCACCGCAGCCCTCGCCGCCGGCGACACCGTCGTGGCGAGCGCCCGCAAGCCCGAACAGCTCGCCGACCTGGTCGCCGAGTACGGCGAGCGCATCCTGCCGGTCGCCTTGGACGTCACCGACGCCGCCGCGGCCGAGGCCGCGCTCGCCGCGGGGCTAGAGAAGTTCGGCCGGATCGACGTGGTGGTCAACAACGCCGGCTACGCCAACCTCTCGCCGGTGGAGACCACCGACGAGGCCGACTTCCGCCGCCAGTTCGACACCAACTTCTGGGGTGTCTACAACGTCTCGCGCGCCGCGCTGCCGCTGCTGAAGAAGCAGGGCGCGGGCATCGTGATCCAGTTCTCCTCGATCGGCGGACGCGTCGGCCAGAACCCGGGACTCGGCTCCTACCAGGCGGCCAAGTTCGCCGTCGACGGCTTCACCCGCGTCCTGGCAGCCGAGACCGCCCCGTTCGGCATCCGCTACGTCGTGGTCGAGCCGGGCGGCTTCGCCACCGACTGGGCCGGCTCCTCGATGCGCGTCGAGGAGGTGACGGACGACTACCGCCAGACCGTCGGCGTCTTGGTCGACCGAGTACGCAGCGGCGGCACCGCCCAAGGCGACCCCGACCGCGCCGCCGAGATCCTGGTGCGCATGGTCCACGCCGGCAACCTGCCGACCCACCTGGTGCTCGGCGCCGGCGCGGTCCAGATGGCTCTGGACTACTCCCGCAGCCAGATCGCCGAGGCGGACGCCTGGCAGGCCGTTTCCGCATCCGCCGACTTCGGCGCCGACCACCCGGTCGAGCTGCCCGAGGTGCCGAAGGCGCCCGACCACGCCGGCTGACCGGGGTCCGGACCGTCGAGTCCTGAATGGTTCCGTACGTGACTACGTGGTTTCGCCGATGTGGCGTACCCGGGGGGACGCGACACTCGGGGGCGTTGAAACCGATCCCCAGGGAGCCAAGATGGCAGGAAAAGCCACCATCCGCATCAACGGACGCCACAGCCCGATGGCCTGGCTGCTCTATATGACCAAGCTCACCGTCGAGATCGACGGGACGCCTCAGCCCGGTTCGTGGGGCGACCGTGTCATCTCGGTCCCGCCCGGCCGCCACGACGTGAAGATCTACTTCAAGTACCTGACCAAGTCGCGCTGCTGCGAAGCCGGCGCCACGGTCGACGCCGCCGAGGGCAGCACCATCGCCATGGAATACCGGACCCCGATGATGATGACCGCGCCCGGTCGCCTGACGGTTCTGGGCTGATACGGCAGGGGAGCCGGGGGGCTTCTCTCCGTGGTGACGCCGGCTCCTGGGGAGTTCCCCGGGTGCCGGGTGAGAGTGTTGGCAGCGGATGCTGCTACAATGGCCTCGGTACTGATGAAAGCCGCCCCATTCTGAGGGCTTGGCGCCAGTACTGATCACAGCAAGACGTGAATCTCCGTCCCGCTGTTGTTGACGATCCGAATCGCGTCAACGTTCTCAGTCGCGCTTCTTCGTGATGTCTGCCGAAGCCGAGCGCTTCTGCCAACCTCTCCACCTTGAAAGGACTCTTATGTCCGCCCCCACTCTGGAACGTCCCACTGTTGCCGTCCGGCAGCACCAAGATCTCATCCAGGTCGCCGGCATCCTCGATCGCCAGGATCAGCACGGATTCCTGCGGACCACGGGCTACCTGCCCGGGCCCGAGGACGTGTTCGTGCCGCCCGACCTGATCCGTCGCCATGGACTGCGGTCCGGCGATGTCATCGAAGGCGCCGCCACCCAATCGTCGCCGGCCACGTCAGCCAAGTCAGCCAAGCCAGCCAAGTCAGCCAGGTCAGCCAACTCATCCAAAGCCCGTCCGCTGGTCCGCGTCGACGCGGTCAACGGCAGGCCGTCCGACGAATCAGCCGCCAGACCGCACTTCGCCGCGATGACGCCGATCCATCCCCAGGAGCGACTGCGGCTCGCCGGCGACACCAGCCGGGTCAGCACGCGGATCATCGACCTGATCGCACCGATCGGCAAAGGTCAGCGAGGCCTGATCGTCGCCCCGCCCAAGACCGGAAAAACCATGCTCCTGCAGGCGATCGCCGCGGGCGTGACCGCGAACCACCCCGAGTGCCACCTGATGGTCGTGCTCTTGGACGAGCGCCCCGAAGAGGTCACCGACATGCGCCGGACGGTGGACGGCGAAGTCCTCGCCTCCACCTTCGACCGCCCGATCCACGAGCACATCGCCATCGCCGAGCTCGCCGTCGAGCGCGCCAAGCGCCTTGCCGAGCAGGGCCAGGACGTCGTCATCCTCCTGGACTCCATCACCCGGCTGTGCCGAGCGCACAACAACAACGCCAAGTCCAGCGGCCGCACCCTGTCCGGCGGCGTCGACGCCTCAGCGGTGGCGGCGCCCAAGAAGCTCTTCGGCGCCGCCCGCAACCTCGAGGAAGGCGGCTCGGTCACCATCCTGGCCACCGCCCTGGTCGACACCGGATCCCGAGCCGACGACTACTTCTTCGAAGAACTCAAAAGCACCGGGAGCATGGAACTGCGCCTGGACCGCAGCCTCGCCGACAAGCGCGTCTTCCCCGCCCTCGACGTCGCCGCCTCCGGCACCCGCCGCGAAGAACTCCTGATGCCCCCGGCCGAACTCGACGCCGTCCGCAAACTCCGCCGCGTCCTCACCGCCCGCACCAACCAGCAAGCCGTCGAGCTCCTGCTGGAAGGAGCCAAGCAGAACGCCGGCAACAGCGAGTTCCTCTGGCGTATCACGCATTCGAGCTCGTCAGCATCCTGATCCTTGTACCTCAGCGCACCACCGTGGCGAGAACCTCGTTGAACGCCTCGGTCGAGCTCGGGTGCGTGTAGATCGCGTCCCGCAGCGTCGAAGCGGTGACGCCGCTGCGCATCGCCAGGGCCACGGTGTTGATCAGCTCCTGGGAGTCGACGCTGAGGATGGCCGCGCCGAGGACCTCGTCGGTGTCGGCGGCGATCACGAACTTCATCACCCCGCGCGTCTCGCCGACGATGCCCGCACGCGGCATCGCCGCCATCGCGGCCACCGCCTTGGACACGATGCGGACGGGGCGACCGGTCGCGAGCGCCTCGGTCTCCGTCACGCCCACGCGGGCCAGCGGCGGGCCCATGAACAGCGTGTAGGGGACCGCGACCCGGTCCGACGTCGCCCGCTTGCCCTCGCCGAGCAGCTGGTCGGCGACGATGCGCGAGTCGTCGAGCGAGATGTACGTGAACTGCGGGCCGCCGTTGACGTCGCCGACGGCGAAGATGTGCGGGCGGTTGGTGCGCAGGTGCTCGTCGACCTCGACGGCGCCTCGGACGGTGGTGCGGATGCCCGCGGCGTCGAGCCGGAGCTCGGCGGTGCGCGGGGTGCGACCCACGGCGGACAGGACCACGTCCGCTTCGAGCGTCCCGGAGGTGCCGGCAGTGCCGTCGGCGCCGTTCGCCTCGTAGTGCACGAGCGCGCCGTCGGCGGTGTCCTCGACGCGCGTGACACGAACGCCGGTGCGCACGGTGACGCCGTCGTCGGTGAGGATCTGCTCGACGACGCCGACGACGTCCTCGTCCTCGCGCGGCAGGATCCGGACGCCGGCTTCCAGGACGGTGACCTCGGTGCCGTAGGTGCTCAGCATCGCCGCGAACTCGATGCCCTGGTAGCCGCCGCCGAGCACGACCAGGCGCCGCGGCAGGTCCGGCGAGCCGATCAGCTCGGTGGCCGTGACCAGGTGCTTGCTGGCGCGCAGGCCGGGGATGTCGGGGACGGCGTTCTGCGCGCCGGTGTTGATGACGATCGTCTCCGCGGTGATCTCCAAGCGGTCCGACCCCGCCGTGACCTCGACCGTCTTCTCGTCGAGGAACGCCGCGGTACCGGTCACCACGGTGACCGAGTCCAGCTCGTCGAGCATCCCGAAGTTCTTGCCGCGCATCGCGCCGGTCAGGGACGCCGTCGCGGCCACCGAACCGGCGTACCACTCGCGGGGGTCGGCGCCGGCCGGCCGGGTCTGGGCGTGGTGGATCAGCGACTTGGTCGGGACGCAGCCGATGTTGATGCAGGTCCCGCCGTACATCTGGTCGGACTGCTCGACCATCACCACCCGCCGGCCCAGGCGCCCCATCTTCGCCGCCAGCGTCTTGCCGCCCTTGCCGAACCCGATGACCAGCAGATCTGCGTGCATGGTGTCCATGAGTCAATGATCACGTGCCCGGAGGTGATTCGACAAGAAGGTATAGAATTCAAATTTCGTCGAGATCGGCTCACTGCTCACTGCTCACTGGCTCAGGGGAAGGGGAGGGCACCGGGCTCATGGACGCGATCAGCACCCTCATTCGCATGGCCCGGCTGGACGGCGTCGTCGACGTCCGCTGCTTGCTCACCGGAAGCCACGTCCTGGACAACCCGCCGACGTCCGGCCGCGTACCCTTCCACCTCCTGCTGGACGGATACTGCACGGCCGAGATCGACGGACACACCATCGACCTGCGACCCGGCGAC
This window harbors:
- a CDS encoding glycosyl hydrolase family 95 catalytic domain-containing protein, giving the protein MDSQRHDPDHPHPSRRGVLAFAAVAGAAATTFGMRPAFAATSAPVRPTRSPLLSAAQAAKNQLWWQAPGSPSSLIEQGLPVGNGRLGALASNDPGSEFLTVTDDSLWTGDRNDTLQSDGQFPYSANDFGSFAILAQLTVAIPAHDLSVVNNYRRTLDLAQGVLSTSYEVNGVRYDRQIFASRPDDVIVLRFTQHGGGSYTGTVSLAGTHSETTTVDGSAALASFGGALANGLKYGAALTASSSTGKVAVNGSSLSFTGCQDLTVIVSGGTDYVANFATGFRDSAVDPLSLARTKVLAAVKQSPTALLYTHVADFLAAFGTFDVDFGASSAPQKALDTWDRIQARDRDDIPDPEMEAAYVQFGRYLMISGSRGGLPLNLQGLWLSDNNPAWMADYHTDINIQMNYWMADRVGLSDCFDTLADYCLAQLPSWTDVTQRLFNSPTNRYRNSSGKIAGWTVAISTNPWGGGGWWWHPAGNAWLCHNLFEHYEYTQDRAYLEKIYPLIKGAVEFWEARLITTTVTDPSGGTREVLIADSDWSPEQGPLDAKGITYAQELVWNLFSHYQSTTQILGRDLAYSQTVGGLQQKLYLPVVSPTTGWLEEWMTPDNLGDPQHRHLSPLFGLFPGDRIRPDGSTPTDIVTGATALLTARGMNSYGWANAWRSLCWSRLKNSKNAYQLYVNNLKPSTNGSNGTAQNLFDILNLSAGSGAFQIDANFGSPSAAVDMLIYSRPGYVELLPALPAEWAASGSITGAGVRGGFTADITWKNGKVTRAALHSVGGRSTTVVVNGRSQAVNLHAGQSVSLAH
- a CDS encoding SGNH/GDSL hydrolase family protein; the protein is MSRNTLRSIGAALAGLAMAVATYGPAHASGTPAASSRVSGTRVGAWSPSMTTGGPSFTDQTLRMVAHSSVAGSNARITLSNRYSSSPLVVGAADIAPQADGATAVAGATRNVRFGGAVQITVPAGQEVVSDPIPITVGAGENLLVSLYLPGPTGTSTWHSDAFDTTYAASGDHTGDDSATAFGTTTTSWYYLSGLDVVPATAQGTVVAFGDSITDGYHSSTGTYTRWPDLLGDRLGSGPGPQRLSVVDAGIGGNRVLTDVPNLWQGVSALKRFPHDALGQPRVSDVILLEGINDIGNNAGPNGAPLTAQDLIDGYRTLINEAHAAHVRIIGATLMPILGNGYYTPTAETLRQAVNQWIRTSGAFDGYIDFDQTMRDPNNIAALNPVYDSGDHLHPNDTGMKAMADAIDLRLLRS
- a CDS encoding SDR family NAD(P)-dependent oxidoreductase yields the protein MTTHPTTWFITGSSRGFGRSLATAALAAGDTVVASARKPEQLADLVAEYGERILPVALDVTDAAAAEAALAAGLEKFGRIDVVVNNAGYANLSPVETTDEADFRRQFDTNFWGVYNVSRAALPLLKKQGAGIVIQFSSIGGRVGQNPGLGSYQAAKFAVDGFTRVLAAETAPFGIRYVVVEPGGFATDWAGSSMRVEEVTDDYRQTVGVLVDRVRSGGTAQGDPDRAAEILVRMVHAGNLPTHLVLGAGAVQMALDYSRSQIAEADAWQAVSASADFGADHPVELPEVPKAPDHAG
- a CDS encoding FAD-dependent oxidoreductase codes for the protein MDTMHADLLVIGFGKGGKTLAAKMGRLGRRVVMVEQSDQMYGGTCINIGCVPTKSLIHHAQTRPAGADPREWYAGSVAATASLTGAMRGKNFGMLDELDSVTVVTGTAAFLDEKTVEVTAGSDRLEITAETIVINTGAQNAVPDIPGLRASKHLVTATELIGSPDLPRRLVVLGGGYQGIEFAAMLSTYGTEVTVLEAGVRILPREDEDVVGVVEQILTDDGVTVRTGVRVTRVEDTADGALVHYEANGADGTAGTSGTLEADVVLSAVGRTPRTAELRLDAAGIRTTVRGAVEVDEHLRTNRPHIFAVGDVNGGPQFTYISLDDSRIVADQLLGEGKRATSDRVAVPYTLFMGPPLARVGVTETEALATGRPVRIVSKAVAAMAAMPRAGIVGETRGVMKFVIAADTDEVLGAAILSVDSQELINTVALAMRSGVTASTLRDAIYTHPSSTEAFNEVLATVVR
- a CDS encoding TetR/AcrR family transcriptional regulator, coding for MTTPQFERARSAEAKQAREAAILEAAARLALEHGIRTVTLTDIAEAVGMHKSAMLRYFETREDIFLQLATTAWREWSASVRDQLARLSAGTGRGARRREWEQTAGEVAAALASSLVSRPLFCDLLAHTPLNLERNVSVDRVRAFKILAIAEVAAIAATLSTITPLSVNEATSVVTTATAMAGALWQMAAPRTTLRTLYESDPDLAHAVVDVEPRLTDILSALITGYAARSSP
- the rho gene encoding transcription termination factor Rho → MSAPTLERPTVAVRQHQDLIQVAGILDRQDQHGFLRTTGYLPGPEDVFVPPDLIRRHGLRSGDVIEGAATQSSPATSAKSAKPAKSARSANSSKARPLVRVDAVNGRPSDESAARPHFAAMTPIHPQERLRLAGDTSRVSTRIIDLIAPIGKGQRGLIVAPPKTGKTMLLQAIAAGVTANHPECHLMVVLLDERPEEVTDMRRTVDGEVLASTFDRPIHEHIAIAELAVERAKRLAEQGQDVVILLDSITRLCRAHNNNAKSSGRTLSGGVDASAVAAPKKLFGAARNLEEGGSVTILATALVDTGSRADDYFFEELKSTGSMELRLDRSLADKRVFPALDVAASGTRREELLMPPAELDAVRKLRRVLTARTNQQAVELLLEGAKQNAGNSEFLWRITHSSSSAS